The Cervus canadensis isolate Bull #8, Minnesota chromosome 24, ASM1932006v1, whole genome shotgun sequence nucleotide sequence tctgctttattgactatgccaaaacctttgactgtgtggatcacaataaactgtggaaaattctgaaagagatgggaataccagaccacctgacctgcctcttgagaaacctgtatgcaggtcaggaagcaatagttagaactggacatggaacaacagactggttccaaatagagaaaggagtacatcaaggctgtatattgtcaccctgcttatttaacttccatgcagagtacatcatgagaaatgttgggctggaggaagcacaagctggaatcaagattgctgggagaaatatcaataacctcagatatgcagatgacaccacctttatgacagaaagtgaaggggaactaaagagcttcttgatgaaagtgaaagaggagagtaaaaaagttggcttaaagctcaacattcagaaaactaagatcatggcatctggtcccatcacttcatgggaaatagatggggaaacagtggaaacagtgtcagactttattttgggggctccaaaatcactgcagatggtgattgcagccatgaaattaaaatacgcttactccttggaaggaaagttatgaccaacctagatagcatattaaaaagcagagacattactttgtctacaaaggtccatctggtcaaggctatggtttttccagtggtcatgtatggctgtgagaattggactgtgaagaaagctgagtgctgaattgatgcttttaaactgtggtgttggagaagactgttgagagtcccttggactgcaaggagatccaaccagtccatcctaaaggagatcagtcctgggtgttcattggaaggacagcttcatgctgaagctgaaactccaatactttggccacctcatgcgaagagttgactcactggaaaagatcctgatgctgggagggattgggggcaggaggagaaggggacgacagaggatgagatggctggatggtatcaccgacttgatggacatgggtttgactaaactccaggagttggtgatggacggggaggcctggcatgctgcgattcatggggttgcaaagagtcggacatgactgagcaactgaactgaactgaactgaggacagctagagaagagagggagaatcATTTATGGTCTAAAGCGCCTCATAAAGCAATAGTTTGAGGTTGAAACCAAGCTGAGGGGCCAAAATGAGAACAAGCCAACTGGAAGGgtggagattttattttttttttatgcaacAAATTTTATTTAGCATAGTCAGTCCCAACATTCAGCACAGAAAGAGTTTACAGAGGATAGAGTGTGCATTAATAAAAGCCAGTCtttaccaaaagaaaacagaaaatatattattgattCAAACTATTTTACACTTGAATGATAAACTGCAATAACTTATGTTGGGTACCTACTGAtataagagaaaggaagagaagaaaagaatactTTAGAAGAGTCTAGTATCCATCTGGTATCAGAGAAGTCAGTAGAGGTCACTGAGACAGGCAGTCTGTCTTGCTTTCTGCATTAGCGCCCTCAGCTGGAACTGGTTATGGGACAGAAGACGTACATGCTTTAGGAAGACATCTAGGTCTATAACTCCCTGCCTCAAGGCTTCTCCCAGGTTAAAAATAGTGTCTTCAATAGCATTTTCCTCTGCATACAGATTTAGGATCTGTTTGTATAGTGGGGCTGTGGGAATGATAACTTCATCAATATCATTGTTTTCAGAttgattttccattttctccagaGCAGAACTGAGTTcttcatccttctttctcaaaAGTTCCATGTTTTTAGCAACCTCAGCTACCTCTTGATCTAGACAGGTAGCCATCTCCCAGAGATCCTAGTGCCTTTTTTCCAGGTCTTCCTCTGCTCGTTTCAAGGTGCTGAGCTCTGCCTGGGCATGATCCATCTCCTCCTTCATCCGCCATCTCAGCCTGTCACTCACCGCTGAGCTGAGAGAGGCTCCAACAGTGTCCTCGCTGATTGTGCCATCCCTACTGTGACCAAGAGTGGTCACAGGAAGCTGGGAAGGGTACTGGGAACTTATTGTGTCAGGATACTGACCACCAGGTGGGTAAGGACAGCCTGGGTAACCACTGGGATTGGGAGGGTACCCGGATGGGTGTGCAGAAATCCTACTTGGCAGGCCTGGAATGTAGGAAGTATTTGGTGGCCCTGTTGCCTGGTGTGGTGGATAAGATGCTGAAACAGTAGGACGAGAGGAGACTGGAGGTTCATCTCCAAAGACCACAATCATGACTTGAACAAGCCCCAACAAGTCTGACTCTGGGTGCTTCCATTCATGTAGATAAGGAAGATAAATCTTCCCATTAGCATCCACATGCTTTCCTGTTTTAATAGTCATTGAGCTAGCAGGCTTAACGAAACAGATAGGGGGATTATACGGATATGTGTCCAGCAGCCACAGGCAGATTGGAATGTTGTATGTATTACCGCTATAAGGCACAGGAATTGTTCCAGTAAGGTTCATTAGTTCCCTGGAACTGCCATCATTAAAAACATATGAATCCAATACAGGTTTGAGATCTCTGTATAAAGTAATAACGTTAACAGTTTCACGTACAGTTAGGTCTCTGCATTTATACTTGGACACCATTTTCTTGAGCTGGCTCTCCGACGCC carries:
- the LOC122426517 gene encoding LOW QUALITY PROTEIN: tumor susceptibility gene 101 protein-like (The sequence of the model RefSeq protein was modified relative to this genomic sequence to represent the inferred CDS: substituted 1 base at 1 genomic stop codon); this translates as MVASESQLKKMVSKYKCRDLTVRETVNVITLYRDLKPVLDSYVFNDGSSRELMNLTGTIPVPYSGNTYNIPICLWLLDTYPYNPPICFVKPASSMTIKTGKHVDANGKIYLPYLHEWKHPESDLLGLVQVMIVVFGDEPPVSSRPTVSASYPPHQATGPPNTSYIPGLPSRISAHPSGYPPNPSGYPGCPYPPGGQYPDTISSQYPSQLPVTTLGHSRDGTISEDTVGASLSSAVSDRLRWRMKEEMDHAQAELSTLKRAEEDLEKRHXDLWEMATCLDQEVAEVAKNMELLRKKDEELSSALEKMENQSENNDIDEVIIPTAPLYKQILNLYAEENAIEDTIFNLGEALRQGVIDLDVFLKHVRLLSHNQFQLRALMQKARQTACLSDLY